In a genomic window of Melitaea cinxia chromosome 27, ilMelCinx1.1, whole genome shotgun sequence:
- the LOC123667179 gene encoding eukaryotic translation initiation factor eIF1 translates to MSIQNLNTFDPFADAIKSSEDDVQDGLVHVRIQQRNGRKTLTTVQGLSSEYDLKKIVRACKKEFACNGTVVEHPEYGEVLQLQGDQRENICQWLTKSGLVKPEQLKVHGF, encoded by the coding sequence ATGTCCATCCAGAATCTCAACACATTCGACCCATTCGCCGATGCTATCAAAAGCTCGGAAGACGACGTTCAAGATGGATTAGTCCACGTCCGGATTCAGCAGCGGAACGGGCGTAAGACGTTGACAACGGTGCAAGGACTATCGTCGGAATATGACCTGAAGAAGATCGTCCGGGCATGCAAGAAGGAGTTCGCGTGCAACGGAACGGTCGTGGAGCACCCGGAGTACGGCGAGGTCTTGCAGTTGCAAGGCGATCAGCGCGAGAATATTTGTCAGTGGCTCACCAAATCGGGACTCGTGAAGCCCGAGCAACTTAAAGTTCACGGCTTCTAA